TAAACGGTGGAACTTTCTCCAAGTCGCATAGCAAGTTCAGTCAACGGAAATCCGGTTCCAAATCCAATATCGATTGCCGAAATATTTGGCTTATAATCAATGAAATCGAGCAGTTTTAATCCAAATGGTGCCGACCAAATTGACAATTCATCCGCGACATTGACGTATTCGATTAAATTAAAATCATTGTCTAGATACTTTTTCATATTTTGGATGATTAGATTTTTGTCCTCTAACAGATGATCCTTTTGGCCATTGAAGGGTCTTTGAGATCAAATTTAATGATGGAAAGTTCCGGACCATCATGTGCTGCATTAAATGAAACCGTATTCCCTATTTGCTGTTTCCAGAAACCTGTTATTCTGGTCGATTCATGAATATGTCCATGAAGGGTGATAAAGGGTTGTCTTTCTTCAATAAATCGTTTTATGGCAATACTTCCAACATGAACATCCATTGGAACATAATCAACCATTATCCCGTCGAGCGAAGCCCGGTCGAGATAGGTCTTATAAGGAGGTGAGTGGAAGAGGAATATCGCTTTGGAAATATCTTCATTTTCTGTCAAAATTTCTAAATCTTTCTGTATGGTTGCATATTCGATATCTTCTGTTGGAGCAAATGTCCTAAATCCTTCAGTAGGATGGACACAGCCGGGATCGACATACCTGGATACATCATATTTTTCCCAATCTTTCATCTGGAAAGGGGTTGGTGGTACGAACGAATACCCAAAAATGCTGTAATCCCCAAATGATATTTTTTGTTGATTTGAATAATGAAACAATCCATTGTTGCTTTCTATCAGAAACTTCTGCTCTTCGCTACGTGCATCGTCATTTCCAAGAATTAAGTAAATCTTGGGGTAACGATCCTTTAAATCCTTTTTGAGTTGATAAAGGCTCGGGAAAAGAAAATCGGTGGTAAAATCATCATAATTTCCCATTTTCTTAAGACGATGTGGCAGTATATCTCCTCCAAAAAAAACAGCTTCCGGTTTTTCTTCTTTAATTTGAAGAAATAACTTTTCATATCTATCAATGTGACCATGAAGATCCGTAACAAAGAAACATTTACTCATCTAAATTTTTTTAATAAGTTTTGCTCCATCTGTAATGGCTCCAATCATGGTAGCGAAGCTGTTTTTATTTTTAATATCCTCGTCGGTAACAATATGTAAATCAATCAATCCATCAGTTTTATAACCTGTTTTTAGGAAATTCATTTCTGAGAGACAAAGACTCCATCCTTCGAACCATGCTTTGAGTTCAAGTTCTTGGGTAGGGTTACCGTCAAAGTGAACAAGAAGGTCAATATCGCTTGCAGGACCTGCATTTGCATTTTTAGTACTCCCTATAATATAGAAAGCTTTAACACCTAGTTTTTTCATGTCTAGCTTCTGTGCAATGATGTTTGCAAAGTCGTATCTCCATTTCCAATGAACATTCGCTTGTGAATGCATCAAGGAAGATGAATTATCATCTATTAGCTCTTTTTGTAGTTTTTCAGCATCTAAAATATCAAGGGTCCTTTTCAACCTTTTGTTGAATATATAATTTCCAACCTGAAAGGCTATCGTGTTTAATAATTTTTGTTCCTCTGGTAAAAACTGGTTATCTTTTACCATCTGTTTAAATTTAGTATAATAAACTTCGATCCTTCCTGAAATCTCTTCGTCTATTATGATATCAGAGAACTGAACCCACTCTGTTTCTTTCCATCCCGACTCTTTATAAATTTTGTCTTCAAATATTATTTTAACCCTTGTGATCATTGGATATTGCCACCCACCCCAGATATGTTTTACTATTTCCATGAGAAACTCATCCAGCCGTAAATTTTCACTTATTATTTCCTGAACTTTATACAGGCATTTCATCTCTTTCTCCCTCTCTCTCAGGTTGTTAAATTTTTCCTGGTCGAGGTATTCATTTCTGATCATATGTATTTTTATTTAAAGAAAACTAAAGATGCTCATTTTTTTGATTTATACAGGCAAATATAGCAATTTGCTGAAGTTGTTTTGAGGATGTTAATTATGATAATAGAAAAGTCAGGTATATTATTAGGTATAAATTATATATCGTAACTTTTATATCTAATTTTTTTTGAACGGTTTTCAATATTCTTTTGATGCAGGGCATCAATTTTATCAAGCAAAAATTTGAAAACTTTGTTTAATTTTTCATCCAGTGCTTGTATTTCTGATCTTAAATCATGCCTTTCAACTAATATTGCTCTATATCTGGCGAATGCCCTCACATAATTTCAACATTTATTGATATAGCTTTTCTTGATCTCAGAACAGATGATAGCATAGCGACACCTTGTTCTGTGAATACCATAGAATTAACCGATGAAAGTTTCAGGTTTCTTAACCGGTCACAATTTGTGACCAGTTGTTCTTTTTCCTCTTTTGTGAGTTCAAACATAAAATCTTCAGGGAAATGTTCGGGATTTCTTTTTATTTGTTGTGCTAAAAGCCTTATACGGAAGAAAAAAAAATACAGTAATGTTATC
This genomic stretch from Bacteroidota bacterium harbors:
- a CDS encoding metallophosphoesterase produces the protein MSKCFFVTDLHGHIDRYEKLFLQIKEEKPEAVFFGGDILPHRLKKMGNYDDFTTDFLFPSLYQLKKDLKDRYPKIYLILGNDDARSEEQKFLIESNNGLFHYSNQQKISFGDYSIFGYSFVPPTPFQMKDWEKYDVSRYVDPGCVHPTEGFRTFAPTEDIEYATIQKDLEILTENEDISKAIFLFHSPPYKTYLDRASLDGIMVDYVPMDVHVGSIAIKRFIEERQPFITLHGHIHESTRITGFWKQQIGNTVSFNAAHDGPELSIIKFDLKDPSMAKRIIC
- a CDS encoding nucleotidyltransferase domain-containing protein, whose product is MIRNEYLDQEKFNNLREREKEMKCLYKVQEIISENLRLDEFLMEIVKHIWGGWQYPMITRVKIIFEDKIYKESGWKETEWVQFSDIIIDEEISGRIEVYYTKFKQMVKDNQFLPEEQKLLNTIAFQVGNYIFNKRLKRTLDILDAEKLQKELIDDNSSSLMHSQANVHWKWRYDFANIIAQKLDMKKLGVKAFYIIGSTKNANAGPASDIDLLVHFDGNPTQELELKAWFEGWSLCLSEMNFLKTGYKTDGLIDLHIVTDEDIKNKNSFATMIGAITDGAKLIKKI